In Topomyia yanbarensis strain Yona2022 chromosome 2, ASM3024719v1, whole genome shotgun sequence, one DNA window encodes the following:
- the LOC131685287 gene encoding zinc finger matrin-type protein CG9776, protein MDDKRGGKKKDKRKSRSRSRSRSPDYGRRRREHRSNSRDPRRRPRDMDASNMRRRRGRHSPSPPPPPMMQDVPPPPMIGNASYMGTGPIYDAYGGYGPPAAQGYMTTGYVGYDYGAPAVATIDSYGAMVSAPPPMMMGQPIPPGDEYGSQQGWSAPPPGMPVIQETEEEKRKREAAIALEVRNQRASLKKQRDDYQRRAGALKRELKILKQQRGDLSSGRDPPSPTTSNFIKENDKLQSQIQSKISTIENVIDMLDGIIGKDKSPTPPPPPINTSGSPNHETGSKNRKESESSASPERLKNEVLETMKRGKAKKEEKSTVKTEADDDRKRRSHYNFIYYDPELHWCSKCDIFPKTAKEYLNHLHSEQHLAATSTSQEYPWREKLPPDDSTNHPGLPSKRTPIRGLQFFIPATAWYCKVCNYWMGDLHCASVHLKSKMHGDNYGEFIDSQPNFEIDWMTERQKAYERMRDSDRQQQQASTTTRDVPDSGAAQARVAGQGELDFLTASSLQKDTGIDLGGKKKKKSKKEEKREKKKKKRSKKKKKAASSSSSSTSSDSDSDSDKKSTRGDEFDPATSIRVAMRNILKAQEAAKDGHLHPLDASAGKWTVVQPAPPPQELTAPPPPFMTAGAESREKKRDELMLSQWVTPDPVISETEKQLLEQLKGKMTKRRDEVPSKGGDGDRSDRGRRATADDGRRGGGGDDGRRGPGDDGRRGGGDDGRRGGGDDGRRGATDDGRRGAPDDRRRSRSITPPWRRNFSPSRRFGFGRDRRSPPDRRRERDAERGGRFDRRRRSRSRGRRSPSYGRGRFRLRRSYSRSRSRSRSRPRVIEKPVVNFPPEPKPKPEKKHKEKKDEEKKEKKQPVSMAIGQKKLPFIGRMPVFKKQQQDLKKEESYAVEEVIGSEPIGVENGSKLQSEEFVDMMPDPYQFVALMGAPPPPPNHPSKPDESILPPGIDETEADLVPKPISDAPIPRKGPLPKDFQEALDIIFDGDRQKPGDVIANETKLPEVMPPEPVVPVLDTDQPQMIVPEAIEIYNQQIAAQYNTAVVSGAAVSYDDESQNQPLEMGSNDGMVVEHSSDSLFPPTSSPGDNTTSNDDGTAMSSEPEIPQAPPPPEIENEETRRKRAELEELAMLGIDADDMAAQIF, encoded by the exons ATGGACGACAAGCGAGGTG gCAAAAAGAAAGATAAACGAAAGTCGCGCAGTAGGAGTCGCAGCCGAAGTCCAGATTACGGTCGAAGAAGACGCGAACATCGAAGCAATAGCCGAGATCCCAGGCGAAGACCCCGCGACATGGACGCTTCGAATATGAGAAGACGTAGAGGCCGCCACAGCCCAAGTCCTCCACCACCGCCAATGATGCAGGATGTTCCACCGCCGCCGATGATTGGAAATGCCTCGTACATGGGTACGGGACCGATATATGATGCTTACGGTGGTTACGGACCACCCGCCGCTCAGGGCTATATGACTACCGGCTATGTTGGGTATGATTACGGAGCACCGGCGGTTGCTACGATTGATAGCTACGGCGCAATGGTAAGTGCTCCCCCGCCTATGATGATGGGACAACCGATCCCACCGGGTGATGAGTATGGTAGCCAGCAGGGATGGAGTGCTCCGCCGCCAGGAATGCCAGTTATTCAGGAAACTGAAGAGGAAAAACGAAAGCGTGAAG CTGCTATCGCTTTGGAAGTTCGTAATCAGCGGGCGTCACTGAAGAAGCAACGTGATGATTACCAGCGTCGAGCTGGCGCGTTGAAACGCGAACTAAAGATACTTAAGCAGCAGCGTGGTGATCTTAGCTCTGGACGTGATCCGCCATCGCCCACAACTAGTAATTTCATCAAGGAGAACGACAAACTTCAG TCACAGATTCAGAGCAAGATCAGCACAATCGAGAATGTCATCGACATGTTGGATGGAATTATTGGCAAGGATAAGTCACCAACGCCTCCACCACCTCCTATCAATACCAGCGGATCGCCGAATCATGAAACTGGCAGTAAAAATCGGAAGGAGTCGGAATCATCTGCTTCACCCGAGCGTCTCAAGAATGAGGTCCTGGAAACGATGAAGCGTGGCAAGGCGAAGAAGGAGGAAAA ATCGACCGTAAAAACCGAAGCGGACGACGACCGAAAGCGCAGAtcacattacaattttatttacTACGATCCCGAACTGCACTGGTGCTCCAAATGCGATATATTCCCCAAAACAGCCAAGGAATATTTGAACCATCTGCACTCGGAGCAGCATCTGGCGGCAACCAGCACATCGCAAGAATATCCATGGCGCGAAAAGCTACCGCCAGACGATAGTACCAACCATCCGGGTTTACCCAGCAAGCGGACACCCATCCGTGGGCTGCAGTTCTTCATTCCGGCAACGGCCTGGTACTGCAAAGTTTGCAACTACTGGATGGGCGATCTACACTGCGCTTCGGTGCACCTCAAATCGAAGATGCATGGCGATAACTACGGG GAATTCATCGATTCCCAGCCAAATTTTGAAATCGACTGGATGACCGAACGGCAGAAAGCCTACGAACGGATGCGGGACAGCGATCGACAGCAGCAGCAAGCAAGCACAACCACACGGGACGTTCCGGACAGTGGTGCGGCACAGGCACGCGTCGCCGGGCAAGGTGAGCTTGATTTTCTAACTGCCAGTTCCTTGCAGAAAGATACGGGCATTGATTTGGGTggtaaaaagaagaaaaaaagcaaGAAGGAGGAAAAAcgcgagaagaagaaaaagaagcgttcgaaaaagaagaagaaagcaGCTTCTTCCAGCAGTTCGAGCACCAGTTCGGACTCCGATTCCGATTCGGACAAGAAGAGCACCCGCGGGGATGAGTTCGATCCGGCTACCTCGATTCGGGTAGCAATGCGAAACATTCTAAAGGCACAGGAAGCGGCTAAAGATGGCCATCTTCATCCGCTGGATGCATCGGCTG GCAAATGGACCGTCGTTCAGCCGGCACCGCCCCCGCAGGAACTTACAGCTCCGCCTCCACCATTCATGACGGCCGGTGCAGAAAGCCGCGAAAAGAAACGAGACGAACTGATGCTTTCCCAGTGGGTAACCCCGGATCCGGTTATTTCCGAAACGGAAAAACAGCTACTGGAACAATTGAAAGGTAAGATGACTAAACGCCGGGACGAGGTACCCTCGAAAGGGGGAGACGGTGATCGTTCAGATCGAGGACGACGAGCAACTGCCGATGATGGACGCCGCGGTGGCGGCGGCGACGATGGGCGTCGTGGACCAGGAGATGATGGGCGGCGGGGAGGAGGTGATGATGGGCGCCGGGGAGGAGGCGATGATGGGCGCCGTGGGGCCACCGATGATGGACGACGAGGTGCTCCCGACGATCGGCGACGCAGTAGGTCCATAACTCCACCATGGCGACGAAACTTTAGCCCAAGTCGACGGTTTGGTTTCGGCAGAGACAGAAGAAGCCCCCCTGACCGTCGTCGTGAGCGGGATGCGGAACGTGGGGGTCGCTTCGATAGACGAAGACGCAGCAGATCGCGTGGACGGCGTAGTCCCAGTTATGGGCGCGGCAGATTCCGGTTACGACGTTCGTACTCCCGGTCCAGATCTCGCTCTCGTAGCAGACCAAGGGTTATCGAGAAACCTGTAGTAAACTTCCCGCCGGAGCCTAAACCAAAACCGGAAAAGAAACACAAAGAAAAGAAGGACGaggaaaagaaagaaaagaaaCAACCGGTTTCGATGGCGATTGGACAGAAAAAGTTGCCTTTCATTGGACGGATGCCCGTTTTCAAAAAGCAACAACAAGACCTCAAAAAAGAGGAATCCTACGCAGTCGAGGAAGTGATTGGCAGTGAGCCAATCGGCGTCGAAAACGGATCCAAGCTACAATCAGAAGAATTCGTCGATATGATGCCTGACCCCTACCAATTTGTAGCTCTAATGGGAGCTCCACCTCCGCCACCAAATCATCCCTCTAAACCGGACGAAAGCATACTACCTCCGGGTATCGATGAAACCGAAGCCGACCTGGTACCGAAACCGATTAGTGATGCACCAATCCCTCGCAAAGGTCCTCTGCCGAAAGACTTCCAGGAAGCCCTGGACATCATTTTCGACGGCGACAGACAAAAACCGGGTGATGTTATAGCCAACGAGACAAAACTTCCCGAAGTGATGCCGCCCGAACCGGTTGTCCCGGTTCTGGACACTGACCAGCCACAGATGATCGTACCGGAAGCGATCGAAATCTACAATCAACAGATCGCCGCTCAATACAACACCGCAGTTGTATCGGGTGCGGCCGTTTCGTACGACGATGAATCCCAGAACCAGCCACTGGAAATGGGTTCCAACGATGGTATGGTGGTGGAGCACTCGTCGGATTCCCTGTTTCCACCAACCAGTTCACCGGGTGATAATACGACCAGTAACGATGATGGCACGGCGATGAGCAGTGAACCGGAAATCCCGCAAGCACCTCCACCGCCGGAGATTGAAAACGAAGAAACACGCCGCAAGCGGGCGGAACTGGAGGAACTGGCCATGCTGGGAATCGATGCCGACGATATGGCGGCTCAGATTTTCTGA